In a single window of the Lynx canadensis isolate LIC74 chromosome E2, mLynCan4.pri.v2, whole genome shotgun sequence genome:
- the ZSCAN18 gene encoding LOW QUALITY PROTEIN: zinc finger and SCAN domain-containing protein 18 (The sequence of the model RefSeq protein was modified relative to this genomic sequence to represent the inferred CDS: inserted 5 bases in 5 codons; deleted 5 bases in 4 codons): protein MLPLEKAFANPRSSPAPPELPMLGSAAEDQQEDSRSGLGEVPANLESSRLHFRNFIYQEAAGPHQALDQLYELCRQWLRPEAHSKEQMLELLVLEQFLSALPDKVRSSVVAQHPENCQKAASLVKDLADALEEPDGSVKTGEDVEPSETQAAPNISCPAPDPVLLEQGCAGDKKPEQPKPAKAEPKKLTFPEMPLYLGEWGHLDPAEENLKTFRNCSPWGYQLAQPDDTCRLETEELRLVEAEPPEGSFSGDRRWRKVKMSMCETLMERIXREILVCPLTGAAPEEEEQXQKVLEPQEREPSPVPRAQRQSVIREPAQDRGNSRESPTVPVAPAAPRQGLGXKRPHSKDVGGQGPEPVSSMSHPQQRHVKEPAASGLGAGSLGASCSAADEPGLSRGKPYACSECGETFAWISHFIDHLRSHSGRKLYACQGCXKNFHFSLALAEHQKTHEKEKGYALGWXLGPHPAACGATPAGGSVGSRGCVAGDIFPVQPELSDELLCCRVPRGQPCPPRFVSLEGSLPARFSLAMYPLL, encoded by the exons ATGTTGCCGCTGGAGAAGGCGTTTGCCAACCCCAGGagctccccagctcccccagaACTGCCCATGCTAGGGTCAGCAGCTGAGGACCAGCAAGAGGACTCCAGGAGTGGCCTTGGGGAGGTCCCTGCCAACCTTGAGTCCTCCCGCCTGCATTTCCGGAACTTCATCTACCAGGAAGCTGCAGGGCCCCACCAGGCCCTGGACCAGCTGTATGAGCTGTGCCGCCAGTGGCTGCGGCCCGAGGCGCACTCCAAGGAGCAGATGCTGGAGCTGCTGGTGCTGGAGCAGTTCCTGAGCGCCCTGCCGGACAAAGTACGGTCCTCAGTGGTGGCACAGCATCCTGAGAACTGCCAGAAGGCGGCCTCCCTGGTGAAGGACCTTGCCGACGCCCTAGAGGAGCCAG ATGGGTCCGTT AAGACTGGCGAAGACGTGgagcccagtgagacccaggCC GCCCCCAACATCT CCTGTCCTGCTCCAGACCCTGTGCTTCTGGAACAAGGGTGTGCCGGGGACAAGAAACCCGAACAGCCCAAGCCTGCTAAGGCTGAGCCAAAG AAGTTGACATTTCCGGAGATGCCTCTGTACCTGGGGGAATGGGGCCACCTGGACCCGGCAGAGGAGAACCTGAAGACCTTCCGGAACTGCTCT CCCTGGG GGTACCAGCTCGCCCAGCCTGATGACACCTGCAGGCTGGAGACAGAGGAGCTTCGGTTGGTTGAAGCTGAACCGCCGGAAGGCAGCTTCTCAG GGGATAGGAGGTGG AGGAAAGTAAAGATGAGCATGTGCGAGACGCTGATGGAGAGGA ACAGGGAAATTCTCGTTTGCCCCTTGACGGGTGCTGCTCCGGAGGAGGAAGAGC CGCAGAAGGTTCTGGAACCTCAGGAGAGGGAACCAAgccctgtccccagagcccagaggCAGTCAGTCATCCGGGAGCCAGCCCAGGACAGGGGCAACAGCAGGGAGAGCCCTACTGTGCCTGTAGCTCCAGCTGCCCCACGCCAAGGCCTTG AGAAAAGGCCCCATTCGAAGGATGTGGGCGGGCAGGGCCCTGAGCCTGTCTCCAGCATGAGCCACCCCCAGCAGCGCCATGTGAAGGAGCCCGCTGCATCTGGCCTCGGCGCAGGGTCCCTGGGCGCGAGTTGCTCTGCTGCCGATGAGCCTGGGCTGTCCCGAGGGAAGCCCTACGCGTGCAGCGAGTGTGGGGAGACCTTTGCGTGGATCTCACATTTCATTGACCATCTT CGAAGCCACAGCGGCAGGAAGCTGTACGCGTGCCAGGGCT TGAAGAACTTCCACTTCAGCCTGGCCCTGGCCGAGCATCAGAAGACCCATGAGAAGGAGAAAGGCTACGCGCTGGGGT GCCTGGGACCCCACCCTGCTGCGTGTGGTGCCACGCCGGCGGGAGGCTCCGTGGGCTCCCGGGGGTGTGTGGCAGGTGACATTTTCCCTGTGCAGCCTGAGCTCAGCGATGAGCTGCTTTGCTGTAGGGTCCCTAGAGGCCAGCCTTGCCCGCCCAGGTTTGTGTCCCTAGAGGGCAGTCTGCCTGCCAGATTTTCCCTAGCAATGTATCCGCTGCTTTGA